A region of Shewanella psychromarinicola DNA encodes the following proteins:
- a CDS encoding DUF4279 domain-containing protein, with protein MACTETYSTLLIFSEDITPDEINKSLGFFAHDIWVKDPEHKYKHRRERNIWKWTTQDLCKTTDNIEHLNIILKKLEGKESVLENLRNKGCETKITNFWDSTGQGGPSLTVELMRRLSVLGLDILWDMYFDDESET; from the coding sequence TTGGCGTGTACTGAAACTTATTCAACCTTGTTAATATTTTCTGAGGATATTACTCCTGATGAAATCAATAAGTCATTAGGCTTCTTTGCTCATGATATTTGGGTAAAAGATCCCGAACATAAATATAAACACCGCAGAGAGCGTAATATTTGGAAATGGACGACTCAGGATTTATGTAAAACCACTGATAACATCGAACATCTAAATATTATTCTCAAAAAATTAGAGGGTAAGGAAAGTGTTCTTGAGAACCTGAGGAATAAAGGTTGTGAAACTAAGATTACAAATTTCTGGGATTCTACGGGGCAAGGTGGTCCATCTTTAACAGTAGAGTTAATGCGTAGACTTTCAGTATTAGGTTTGGATATATTGTGGGATATGTACTTCGATGATGAATCGGAAACATAA
- a CDS encoding DUF1097 domain-containing protein, whose protein sequence is MAHRWQIAISAGLLAAIWAGLADVFHLVTWVGFLGCSTFFAQTESGAKGMMMAMMTNLSGVFWGWLIIAGSGVLGSPIISYALTGIVTAMMCLQASNKNFAFIPGTFIGCCITFALNADIAAIIPPLVIGAALGYSMSLLTGLLITLTAKTAESLKDETVKEI, encoded by the coding sequence ATGGCGCATCGTTGGCAAATTGCAATTTCTGCGGGTTTATTAGCGGCTATTTGGGCTGGTCTTGCTGATGTGTTTCATCTAGTGACATGGGTTGGCTTTCTCGGTTGCAGTACTTTTTTTGCTCAAACTGAATCTGGCGCTAAAGGGATGATGATGGCGATGATGACCAATCTTTCAGGTGTATTCTGGGGATGGTTAATTATTGCGGGGAGTGGTGTACTGGGTTCGCCAATAATAAGCTATGCATTAACGGGTATTGTCACTGCAATGATGTGCTTACAAGCCAGTAATAAAAACTTCGCTTTTATTCCCGGCACGTTTATTGGTTGTTGTATTACATTCGCGTTAAATGCTGATATCGCAGCAATTATTCCACCTCTAGTTATAGGCGCAGCGCTAGGCTATAGCATGAGCCTACTAACCGGCTTATTGATAACGTTAACGGCTAAAACAGCTGAATCGTTGAAAGATGAAACCGTAAAAGAAATCTAA
- a CDS encoding transposase, with protein MARPRQTIVSLDDTPYYHCCSRVVRKAFLCGIDNSTGEDFEHRRTWVDSRILELATIFAIDICAYAVMSNHLHVVIKVDGDKAKIWSDKDVLMQWHKGFKGTLLTQKFVKGEDLNEFELNTVNDCITQYRQRLVDISWFMRSLSEPIARMANKEDKCTGRFWEGRFKSQALLDEAAVLACMAYVDLNPIRAKMATTAETSDYTSIQRRIHSAIKGEQPKELLPFVGNERQDMPNGLMFSVKDYIVLVEDTGRIIREDKRGAISASSQHILNRLNIPAENWLKITTEFGSLFKGAVGALPALTEYCEHLERKRRQGASNCLRWLCA; from the coding sequence ATGGCCAGACCAAGACAAACAATTGTTAGCTTAGATGACACGCCTTATTATCACTGTTGCTCACGGGTAGTGCGTAAAGCCTTTTTGTGTGGGATTGATAATTCAACAGGTGAGGACTTTGAGCATCGGCGTACATGGGTTGATTCTCGTATACTGGAACTTGCCACCATCTTTGCCATTGATATCTGTGCCTATGCAGTGATGAGTAATCATTTGCATGTGGTGATTAAAGTCGATGGCGACAAAGCTAAAATTTGGTCAGATAAAGACGTGCTTATGCAGTGGCACAAAGGCTTTAAGGGGACGTTACTGACGCAGAAGTTTGTTAAGGGTGAAGACCTAAACGAATTTGAACTTAACACAGTGAATGATTGCATAACCCAGTACAGACAACGCTTGGTCGATATCAGTTGGTTTATGCGCTCCTTGAGTGAGCCGATTGCTCGAATGGCCAATAAAGAAGATAAGTGCACAGGCAGATTCTGGGAAGGGCGGTTTAAATCCCAAGCGCTGCTCGATGAAGCCGCAGTCTTAGCTTGTATGGCTTATGTCGACTTGAATCCTATCCGCGCCAAAATGGCCACCACAGCAGAAACTTCAGACTACACCAGCATTCAACGCCGAATACACTCAGCGATAAAAGGCGAGCAACCAAAAGAGTTACTGCCTTTTGTCGGTAATGAACGTCAGGATATGCCAAATGGCCTGATGTTCAGTGTTAAAGACTATATTGTGCTGGTGGAAGATACAGGGCGAATTATTCGAGAGGATAAGCGTGGTGCAATTAGTGCCAGTAGCCAACATATTCTTAACAGACTCAATATTCCAGCAGAAAACTGGCTGAAAATTACCACTGAGTTTGGGTCATTATTTAAAGGCGCAGTAGGGGCGTTACCGGCATTAACAGAATATTGTGAACATCTAGAACGCAAACGTCGACAAGGCGCATCAAACTGCCTGCGCTGGCTGTGTGCTTAA